One genomic segment of Alicycliphilus denitrificans K601 includes these proteins:
- the rpsS gene encoding 30S ribosomal protein S19 has product MTRSLKKGPFVDHHLLAKVEKAIATKDKKPVKTWSRRSMVLPEFIGLTIAVHNGKQHVPVYVTDQMVGHKLGEFALTRTFKGHPADKKAKK; this is encoded by the coding sequence ATGACTCGTTCTCTCAAAAAGGGTCCGTTTGTTGACCATCACTTGCTGGCCAAGGTCGAGAAGGCCATCGCCACCAAGGACAAGAAGCCCGTCAAGACTTGGTCGCGCCGCTCCATGGTGCTGCCCGAGTTCATCGGCCTGACGATTGCTGTGCACAACGGCAAGCAGCATGTGCCGGTCTACGTCACCGACCAGATGGTGGGCCACAAGCTGGGCGAATTCGCCCTGACGCGCACCTTCAAGGGCCACCCCGCCGACAAGAAGGCCAAGAAGTAA
- the rplC gene encoding 50S ribosomal protein L3, producing the protein MSLSNSLGLLGRKVGMMRLFTDDGDAVPVTVVDVSNNRVTQVKTQENDGYVALQVTFGSRKASRVTKPEAGHLAKAGVEAGEIIREFPVTAEVAGKYAAGATVPVADVFAVGQKVDVQGTSIGKGYAGTIKRHNFGSQRASHGNSRSHNVPGSIGMAQDPGRIFPGKKMTGHLGDATVTTQNLDVVRIDEARQLLLIKGAVPGSKGGFVTVRPAVKAKASKGAN; encoded by the coding sequence ATGAGTCTGAGCAACTCCCTCGGGTTGCTGGGCCGCAAGGTGGGCATGATGCGTCTGTTCACCGATGACGGGGACGCAGTGCCCGTCACGGTGGTGGATGTGTCCAACAACCGCGTGACCCAGGTCAAAACCCAAGAGAACGATGGCTACGTGGCCCTGCAGGTCACGTTCGGTTCGCGTAAGGCATCTCGCGTGACCAAGCCCGAAGCCGGCCACCTCGCCAAGGCGGGTGTCGAAGCCGGTGAAATCATCCGCGAATTCCCCGTGACGGCCGAAGTCGCCGGCAAGTACGCCGCAGGCGCTACCGTGCCGGTGGCCGACGTGTTCGCCGTGGGCCAGAAGGTGGACGTGCAGGGCACCTCCATCGGCAAGGGCTACGCCGGCACCATCAAGCGTCACAACTTCGGTTCGCAGCGCGCCTCGCACGGTAACAGCCGCTCGCACAACGTTCCTGGCTCCATCGGCATGGCGCAGGATCCGGGCCGCATTTTCCCGGGCAAGAAGATGACGGGCCACCTCGGTGACGCCACTGTCACGACGCAAAACCTCGACGTGGTTCGCATCGACGAAGCACGCCAACTGCTCTTGATCAAGGGCGCCGTTCCGGGATCCAAGGGTGGTTTCGTGACGGTGCGTCCGGCAGTCAAGGCCAAAGCTTCCAAAGGAGCGAACTAA
- the rpsJ gene encoding 30S ribosomal protein S10 → MSKQKIRIRLKAFDYKLIDQSAAEIVDTAKRTGAIVKGPVPLPTRMKRFDILRSPHVNKTSRDQLEIRTHQRLMDIVDPTDKTVDALMKLDLPAGVDVEIKLQ, encoded by the coding sequence ATGTCCAAGCAAAAGATCCGTATCCGCCTCAAGGCGTTTGATTACAAGCTGATCGACCAGTCCGCCGCCGAGATCGTCGACACCGCCAAGCGCACCGGCGCCATCGTCAAGGGCCCCGTGCCCCTGCCTACGCGCATGAAGCGTTTCGACATCCTGCGTTCGCCGCACGTCAACAAGACCAGCCGCGACCAGTTGGAGATCCGTACGCACCAGCGCCTGATGGACATCGTCGATCCCACGGACAAGACGGTGGACGCGCTGATGAAGCTCGACCTGCCGGCCGGCGTGGACGTCGAGATCAAGCTGCAGTAA
- the rplV gene encoding 50S ribosomal protein L22, with the protein MSETRAVLRGVRLSVDKGRLVADLIRGKKVDQALDILTFTQKKAAGIVKKVLESAIANAEHNDGADIDELKVKTIFVEQGTTLKRFTARAKGRGNRISKPTCHIYVTVGN; encoded by the coding sequence ATGTCTGAAACACGTGCAGTCCTGCGTGGCGTCCGCCTGTCGGTTGACAAGGGTCGCCTGGTCGCAGATCTGATCCGCGGCAAGAAGGTGGATCAAGCCCTAGATATCCTGACGTTCACGCAGAAAAAGGCTGCGGGCATCGTCAAGAAGGTGCTGGAATCCGCCATTGCCAACGCCGAGCACAACGACGGCGCCGACATCGACGAACTGAAGGTCAAGACCATCTTCGTCGAGCAAGGTACCACGCTCAAGCGTTTCACCGCGCGCGCCAAGGGCCGCGGCAATCGCATCAGCAAGCCGACGTGCCACATCTACGTGACCGTGGGTAACTAA
- the rplW gene encoding 50S ribosomal protein L23, protein MSTLKFDEGRLMQVLVAPIVSEKATMVAEKSNAVTFKVLQNATKPEIKAAVELMFKVEVKGVSVVNTKGKTKRFGKTMGRRDNVRKAYVLLKEGQELNLSGEAA, encoded by the coding sequence ATGAGCACGCTCAAGTTTGACGAAGGTCGTCTGATGCAGGTGTTGGTTGCTCCCATCGTGTCCGAGAAGGCCACCATGGTTGCCGAGAAGTCCAACGCCGTGACGTTCAAGGTGCTGCAGAACGCAACCAAGCCCGAAATCAAGGCCGCCGTGGAACTGATGTTCAAGGTCGAGGTCAAGGGCGTTTCTGTGGTGAACACCAAAGGCAAGACCAAGCGCTTTGGCAAGACCATGGGCCGCCGCGACAACGTGCGCAAGGCCTATGTGCTGCTCAAGGAAGGTCAAGAGCTGAACCTGTCCGGGGAGGCTGCTTAA
- the tuf gene encoding elongation factor Tu codes for MAKGKFERTKPHVNVGTIGHVDHGKTTLTAAIATVLAKKFGGEAKGYDQIDNAPEEKARGITINTSHVEYETANRHYAHVDCPGHADYVKNMITGAAQMDGAILVCSAADGPMPQTREHILLARQVGVPYIIVFLNKCDMVDDEELLELVEMEVRELLDKYEFPGDDTPIIRGSAKLALEGDQSDKGEPAILKLAEALDTYIPTPERAVDGTFLMPVEDVFSISGRGTVVTGRVERGIIKVGEEIEIVGIRETQKTTVTGVEMFRKLLDQGQAGDNVGLLLRGTKREDVERGQVLCKPGSIKPHTHFTAEVYVLSKDEGGRHTPFFNNYRPQFYFRTTDVTGSIELPADKEMVMPGDNVSITVKLIAPIAMEEGLRFAIREGGRTVGAGVVAKIIE; via the coding sequence ATGGCAAAAGGTAAATTCGAACGGACCAAGCCCCACGTGAACGTGGGCACGATCGGTCACGTGGACCATGGCAAGACGACGCTGACGGCGGCGATTGCGACGGTGCTGGCCAAGAAGTTCGGCGGCGAAGCCAAGGGCTACGACCAGATCGACAACGCGCCCGAAGAAAAGGCCCGCGGCATCACCATCAACACCTCGCACGTGGAATACGAAACGGCCAACCGCCACTACGCCCACGTGGACTGCCCCGGCCACGCCGACTACGTCAAGAACATGATCACGGGCGCCGCCCAGATGGACGGCGCCATCCTGGTGTGCTCGGCCGCCGACGGCCCGATGCCCCAGACGCGTGAACACATCCTGCTGGCGCGCCAGGTGGGCGTGCCCTACATCATCGTGTTCCTGAACAAGTGCGACATGGTGGACGACGAAGAACTGCTCGAACTCGTCGAAATGGAAGTGCGCGAACTGCTGGACAAATACGAATTCCCCGGCGACGACACCCCCATCATCCGCGGCTCGGCCAAGCTGGCCCTCGAAGGCGACCAATCGGACAAGGGCGAACCCGCCATCCTCAAGCTCGCCGAAGCCCTTGACACCTACATCCCCACGCCCGAGCGCGCGGTGGACGGCACCTTCCTCATGCCCGTGGAAGACGTGTTCTCCATCTCCGGCCGCGGCACCGTGGTGACCGGCCGCGTCGAGCGCGGCATCATCAAGGTCGGCGAAGAAATCGAAATCGTCGGCATCCGCGAAACGCAAAAGACCACCGTCACCGGCGTGGAAATGTTCCGCAAGCTGCTGGACCAGGGCCAGGCTGGCGACAACGTGGGCCTGCTGCTGCGCGGCACCAAGCGCGAAGATGTCGAGCGCGGCCAGGTACTGTGCAAGCCCGGCTCCATCAAGCCGCACACGCACTTCACCGCCGAAGTGTACGTGCTGAGCAAGGACGAAGGCGGCCGCCACACGCCCTTCTTCAACAACTACCGTCCGCAGTTCTACTTCCGCACGACCGACGTGACGGGCTCCATCGAACTGCCGGCCGACAAGGAAATGGTCATGCCCGGCGACAACGTGTCGATCACCGTCAAGCTGATCGCGCCGATCGCCATGGAAGAAGGCCTGCGCTTTGCCATCCGCGAAGGCGGCCGCACCGTGGGCGCGGGCGTTGTGGCAAAGATCATCGAGTAA
- the rplB gene encoding 50S ribosomal protein L2, translating to MAVIKLKPTTPGQRGTVKISRDHLYKGDAFAPLLEPQFQKAGRNNNGHITTRHKGGGHKHHYRVVDFRRNKDAIPAKVERIEYDPNRTAHIALVCYADGERRYIIAPRNLEVGASIVSGSEAPIRVGNTLPIRNIPVGSTIHCIELKPGAGAQIARSAGTSATLLAREGVYAQVRMRSGEVRRIHIECRATIGEVANEEHSLRQLGKAGVKRWMGIRPTVRGVAMNPIDHPHGGGEGRTGEGRHAVDPWGNLTKGYRTRNNKRTQTMIVSRRKK from the coding sequence ATGGCTGTTATCAAGCTCAAACCCACGACTCCGGGCCAGCGCGGCACGGTGAAGATTTCGCGTGACCACCTGTACAAGGGTGATGCGTTCGCGCCTCTGCTGGAGCCCCAGTTCCAGAAGGCCGGCCGCAACAACAACGGTCACATCACCACCCGCCACAAGGGCGGCGGCCACAAGCACCACTACCGCGTGGTGGACTTCCGCCGCAACAAGGACGCCATCCCCGCCAAGGTGGAGCGCATCGAGTACGACCCGAACCGCACGGCCCACATCGCCCTGGTGTGCTACGCCGACGGCGAGCGCCGCTACATCATCGCCCCGCGCAACCTGGAAGTCGGCGCCTCCATCGTGAGCGGCTCCGAGGCTCCGATCCGCGTGGGCAACACGCTGCCGATCCGCAACATCCCGGTGGGCTCGACCATCCACTGCATCGAGCTCAAGCCCGGTGCCGGTGCCCAGATCGCGCGCTCGGCCGGCACGTCGGCCACGTTGCTGGCCCGCGAAGGCGTGTACGCCCAGGTGCGCATGCGTTCGGGCGAAGTGCGCCGGATCCACATCGAGTGCCGCGCCACGATCGGCGAGGTCGCCAACGAAGAGCACAGCCTGCGCCAACTCGGCAAGGCCGGCGTGAAGCGCTGGATGGGTATCCGCCCGACGGTGCGCGGCGTTGCCATGAACCCGATCGACCACCCGCACGGTGGTGGCGAGGGCCGTACCGGCGAAGGTCGCCACGCGGTTGACCCATGGGGCAACCTGACGAAGGGCTACCGCACCCGCAACAACAAGCGCACACAGACCATGATCGTGTCGCGTCGCAAGAAGTAA
- the rpsC gene encoding 30S ribosomal protein S3 — MGQKIHPTGFRLSVSRNWASRWYASNRDFAGMLAEDIKVREFLKAKLKNAAVSRILIERPAKNARITIYSARPGVVIGKKGEDIENLKKELATRLGVPVAVNIEEVRKPEIDAKLIADSITQQLEKRIQFRRAMKRAMQNAMRLGAQGIKIMSSGRLNGIEIARTEWYREGRVPLHTLRADIDYGTSEAKTTYGVIGVKVWVYKGDTLGRGDLPVAETPRPDDERRPRGPRRDGRPGDRAGRGGRRPMGGNAAPADGSDKPQGAGGADTTAVKRVRKTDAPATAADGKGE; from the coding sequence ATGGGACAGAAAATCCATCCTACCGGCTTTCGCCTCTCGGTCAGCCGCAACTGGGCCAGCCGCTGGTACGCGAGCAACCGTGACTTCGCCGGCATGCTGGCCGAAGACATCAAGGTGCGCGAGTTCCTCAAGGCCAAGCTGAAGAACGCCGCCGTCTCGCGCATCCTGATCGAGCGCCCCGCCAAGAACGCTCGCATCACCATCTACTCGGCACGTCCGGGCGTGGTGATCGGCAAGAAGGGCGAGGACATCGAGAACCTGAAGAAGGAACTCGCCACGCGCCTGGGCGTGCCGGTGGCCGTGAACATCGAGGAAGTGCGCAAGCCCGAAATCGATGCCAAGCTGATCGCCGACTCGATCACCCAGCAGCTCGAAAAGCGCATCCAGTTCCGCCGCGCCATGAAGCGCGCCATGCAGAACGCGATGCGCCTGGGCGCCCAGGGCATCAAGATCATGTCCTCGGGCCGTCTGAACGGCATCGAAATCGCACGTACCGAGTGGTACCGCGAAGGCCGCGTGCCGCTGCACACCCTGCGCGCCGACATCGACTACGGCACCTCGGAAGCCAAGACCACCTACGGTGTGATCGGCGTGAAGGTGTGGGTCTACAAGGGCGACACGCTGGGCCGTGGCGACCTGCCCGTGGCCGAGACGCCGCGCCCCGATGACGAGCGCCGTCCCCGTGGCCCCCGCCGCGATGGCCGTCCTGGCGATCGCGCAGGCCGTGGTGGCCGTCGTCCGATGGGCGGCAATGCTGCTCCGGCTGATGGCAGCGACAAGCCCCAAGGCGCCGGTGGCGCCGACACAACCGCCGTTAAGCGCGTTCGCAAGACTGACGCGCCCGCTACAGCAGCGGACGGCAAAGGAGAATAA
- the rplD gene encoding 50S ribosomal protein L4, giving the protein MQLELLNEQGQAASKVDVPETVFDRQYNEDLIHQIVVAYQANARQGTRAQKDREQVKHSTKKPFKQKGTGNARAGMTSSPLWRGGGRIFPNLPEENFTQKINKKMYRAGMAAILSQLAREGRLAVVDSLKLESPKTKVLADKFKAMNLQSVMVIADEVDENLYLASRNLKNVFVVEPRYADPVSLVHYKKVLVTKGAIDKLKEMFA; this is encoded by the coding sequence ATGCAGCTCGAACTCCTGAATGAACAAGGCCAGGCCGCGTCCAAGGTGGACGTGCCCGAGACCGTGTTCGACCGCCAGTACAACGAAGACCTGATCCACCAGATCGTCGTTGCCTATCAGGCCAACGCCCGCCAGGGCACGCGCGCCCAGAAGGACCGCGAGCAGGTCAAGCACTCGACCAAGAAGCCCTTCAAGCAGAAGGGCACCGGCAACGCACGTGCCGGTATGACCTCCTCGCCGCTGTGGCGCGGGGGCGGTCGCATCTTCCCGAACCTGCCTGAAGAAAACTTCACGCAGAAGATCAACAAAAAGATGTACCGCGCCGGCATGGCCGCCATCCTGTCGCAGCTGGCCCGCGAAGGCCGCCTGGCCGTGGTGGACTCGCTGAAGCTGGAAAGCCCCAAGACCAAGGTGCTGGCCGACAAGTTCAAGGCCATGAACCTGCAATCGGTGATGGTGATCGCCGATGAGGTCGATGAGAACCTGTACCTCGCCTCGCGCAATCTGAAGAACGTGTTCGTCGTCGAGCCGCGTTACGCAGACCCCGTGTCGCTGGTGCATTACAAGAAAGTGCTCGTCACCAAGGGCGCGATCGACAAACTCAAGGAGATGTTCGCATGA